The following are encoded in a window of Streptomyces griseiscabiei genomic DNA:
- a CDS encoding S8 family serine peptidase, which yields MAAGLTAVLTTTGLIPLAFAAEGHSAAERSKSAHDKLGSADAELLAEAEATGEKNVTMMIATAPGKTEQVAKELDAVKGGSVGRTYDKLGYVRATVPTGRADAAIDAAVKLSSVHAIDLRDEIQLEDPLPAAHRVNGAAVKATSDTYPGPGKDTPAANPYNPSFETGAVDFVRKHPKTDGRGVTIGVLDTGVDLASPALQKTTTGERKIVDWVTATDPIVDGDGTWRAMTTDVSGPAFTYGGQSWKAPSGSYRVNVFRESVTRGGRVEDGLTDGDANRDGDTTDSWGVLYRPAAGTVTVDLNNNHDFTDDEPMKPYKDAHQIGWFGTDDPETDIAERQPFVVEIRQDVPMDPLGGDWVGKKSDFVNIGVVSKYHGTHVAGIAAANGLFGGKMNGAAPGAKIVSSRACIFGAGCTNVALVEGMIDLVVNRGVDIVNMSIGGLPALNDGNNARAELYTRLIDTYGVQLVIAAGNSGPGANTIDDPGLADKVISVGAGVSKGTWAANYGSEVEKKYGLFTFSARGPREDGGFAPTLVAPGSAVSSRPSWMPGSQLFKQYTGWSLPAGYTMYQGTSMASPQTAGASALLLSAAEQQGTDLTPVELRTALTSTARHVKGLQAYEEGAGLIDIQAAWKEIQEGANAHEYTVQAPVDTALDQALKTPGFGTGIYDREGGLKVGQKKTYDVTLTRTSGPEGPVPHTLRLKNNKSRTFSLLGSQTVALPLNHPVTVKVQAAPTSEGIKSARLEIDDPTTVGVDKQVLTTVVVSTPAEYTYSASGSVQRNSTKTYFVTVPEGANSLEIRLGGLKGGSRTVASAIQPYGLPVKDDDPATPEVAAYPDPQAGVWEIAVQSSYASKLLDNPYDLDVTVYRTSFDPEPATVPEAKAGTPAAVSWTAENKYAPVNGTVKGGPLGSSRTTRPTIATGDTQTTTVEVPEGTTSLDVAIGNPSDKATDLDLRVYNADGDLVGMDADSDAEESVSVSRPPVGTYTIEVVGFDIESGSTAYDYRDLFFSTALGSLTPDDAGPVLLGTGASATVSAHVTAAAAAPERRRLFGEVHLLNDRGTFVGKGTVEIGKVTP from the coding sequence GTGGCCGCCGGACTGACGGCCGTACTCACCACGACCGGGCTGATACCCCTGGCTTTCGCCGCCGAGGGCCACTCCGCTGCCGAGAGATCCAAGTCCGCGCATGACAAGCTCGGTTCGGCGGACGCCGAGCTGCTCGCCGAGGCGGAGGCCACCGGCGAGAAGAACGTCACGATGATGATCGCCACCGCTCCGGGGAAGACCGAGCAGGTCGCCAAGGAGCTGGACGCGGTCAAGGGCGGCTCCGTCGGCCGCACTTACGACAAGCTCGGCTACGTCAGGGCCACCGTACCGACCGGCAGGGCGGACGCGGCCATAGACGCCGCCGTCAAGCTGTCCTCGGTGCACGCCATCGACCTGCGCGACGAGATACAGCTGGAAGATCCGTTGCCTGCTGCCCACAGGGTCAATGGCGCTGCCGTGAAGGCGACTTCGGACACCTATCCCGGTCCCGGCAAGGACACCCCGGCGGCGAACCCGTACAACCCGTCCTTCGAGACGGGCGCCGTCGACTTCGTGAGGAAGCACCCGAAGACGGACGGCCGCGGTGTCACCATCGGTGTCCTCGACACCGGAGTGGACCTCGCGAGCCCGGCGCTGCAGAAGACCACCACCGGCGAGCGGAAGATCGTCGACTGGGTGACAGCCACTGACCCGATCGTCGACGGTGACGGCACCTGGCGCGCGATGACGACCGACGTGTCCGGGCCGGCCTTCACCTACGGCGGCCAGAGCTGGAAGGCCCCTTCGGGCTCGTACCGCGTCAACGTCTTCCGTGAGTCCGTCACCAGGGGCGGCAGGGTCGAGGACGGCCTGACCGACGGCGACGCGAACCGCGACGGTGACACCACGGACAGCTGGGGCGTGCTGTACCGTCCGGCGGCCGGTACGGTCACCGTCGACCTGAACAATAACCACGACTTCACCGACGACGAGCCGATGAAGCCGTACAAGGACGCTCATCAGATCGGCTGGTTCGGCACTGACGACCCCGAGACTGACATCGCCGAGCGGCAGCCGTTCGTCGTGGAGATCCGCCAGGACGTACCCATGGACCCGCTCGGCGGCGACTGGGTCGGCAAGAAGTCCGACTTCGTCAACATCGGCGTCGTCAGCAAATATCACGGCACCCATGTCGCCGGTATCGCCGCGGCCAACGGCCTGTTCGGTGGCAAAATGAACGGCGCCGCGCCGGGGGCGAAGATCGTGTCGTCCCGCGCCTGCATCTTCGGGGCCGGCTGCACCAACGTCGCGTTGGTCGAGGGCATGATCGACCTGGTCGTCAACCGCGGCGTCGACATCGTCAACATGTCCATCGGCGGCCTGCCCGCGCTCAACGATGGCAACAATGCACGCGCCGAGTTGTACACGCGCCTCATCGACACTTACGGCGTCCAACTCGTGATCGCCGCCGGTAACTCCGGCCCCGGCGCCAACACGATCGATGACCCGGGCCTGGCCGACAAGGTGATCTCGGTCGGCGCCGGCGTCTCCAAGGGGACCTGGGCCGCCAACTATGGTTCCGAAGTGGAGAAGAAGTATGGCCTGTTCACCTTCTCCGCCCGCGGCCCCCGCGAGGACGGCGGGTTCGCACCGACCCTGGTAGCGCCCGGCTCGGCGGTCTCCTCCCGCCCGTCCTGGATGCCCGGCAGCCAGCTCTTCAAGCAGTACACGGGCTGGAGCCTGCCTGCCGGCTACACCATGTACCAGGGCACGTCCATGGCGTCCCCGCAGACGGCGGGCGCGAGCGCGTTGCTGCTGTCCGCTGCCGAGCAGCAGGGCACCGACCTCACCCCTGTGGAACTGCGCACGGCGCTCACCTCGACCGCCCGCCACGTCAAAGGACTTCAGGCGTACGAGGAGGGCGCGGGCCTGATCGACATCCAGGCTGCCTGGAAGGAGATCCAGGAGGGAGCGAACGCCCACGAGTACACCGTGCAGGCCCCGGTCGACACCGCACTCGACCAGGCACTGAAGACGCCCGGCTTCGGTACCGGGATCTACGACCGCGAGGGCGGTCTCAAGGTCGGCCAGAAGAAGACGTACGACGTCACCCTGACGCGTACCTCCGGCCCCGAAGGCCCGGTCCCGCACACACTGCGGCTGAAGAACAACAAGTCCCGCACCTTCTCTCTCCTCGGCTCGCAGACGGTGGCACTGCCGCTGAACCATCCGGTGACCGTGAAGGTCCAGGCCGCGCCGACATCCGAGGGCATCAAGAGCGCCCGTCTGGAGATCGATGACCCGACGACAGTGGGCGTCGACAAGCAGGTTCTGACGACCGTAGTGGTCTCCACACCGGCCGAGTACACCTACTCCGCCTCGGGATCGGTGCAGCGCAACAGCACGAAAACCTACTTCGTGACCGTCCCCGAAGGCGCCAACAGCCTGGAGATCAGGCTCGGCGGCCTGAAGGGCGGTAGCCGGACGGTGGCGAGCGCGATCCAGCCGTACGGCCTGCCCGTCAAGGACGACGACCCCGCCACGCCCGAGGTGGCCGCGTACCCGGACCCGCAGGCCGGTGTTTGGGAGATAGCGGTCCAGTCGTCCTACGCCTCGAAGCTGCTCGACAATCCGTACGACCTGGACGTCACCGTGTACCGCACCTCCTTCGACCCGGAGCCCGCGACCGTGCCGGAGGCCAAGGCGGGCACTCCGGCCGCCGTTTCCTGGACGGCCGAGAACAAGTACGCACCGGTGAACGGCACCGTCAAGGGCGGCCCGCTCGGCTCGTCGCGGACCACACGTCCCACCATCGCCACCGGCGACACACAGACCACCACGGTCGAGGTGCCCGAGGGCACCACGTCACTGGACGTCGCCATCGGCAACCCCTCGGACAAGGCCACCGACCTGGACCTGAGGGTGTACAACGCCGACGGTGACCTCGTCGGCATGGACGCTGACAGCGACGCCGAGGAGTCGGTCTCCGTGTCTCGTCCGCCCGTCGGCACCTACACGATCGAGGTGGTGGGCTTCGACATCGAATCCGGTTCCACCGCCTACGACTACCGCGACCTGTTCTTCTCCACCGCCCTTGGCTCGCTTACCCCGGACGATGCCGGGCCGGTGCTGCTCGGCACGGGCGCCTCGGCGACCGTTTCCGCACACGTCACGGCCGCGGCCGCGGCACCGGAGCGCCGCAGGCTCTTCGGCGAGGTGCACCTGCTCAACGACCGCGGGACCTTCGTGGGCAAGGGCACTGTCGAGATCGGGAAGGTGACGCCGTAG
- a CDS encoding TetR/AcrR family transcriptional regulator, protein MDEVRRPGRPRDAGRDEAILDAAREALLRDGYAGLSMEKVAAAAGVGKPTLYRRWSSKAALVGDAVLHSFLTAAPGIRLPGRHITEGAAQQLTSWFRAYATSVGDPRHAAMILALTAAAAESPHDAESLYRHHTRAQHEAVVSCLREGVTSGDFRADVDVEAVADALIGSVLYQLLTHTTDASLQRTEHLLVILLAGLRATDH, encoded by the coding sequence ATGGATGAGGTACGACGGCCCGGGCGGCCCCGAGACGCGGGCAGGGACGAGGCCATCCTCGACGCGGCGCGGGAGGCCCTCCTGCGCGACGGTTACGCCGGTCTGTCGATGGAGAAGGTCGCCGCCGCGGCCGGGGTCGGCAAACCCACGCTCTACCGCCGGTGGTCCTCCAAAGCAGCCCTCGTCGGCGACGCCGTCCTGCACAGCTTCCTCACTGCCGCACCGGGCATCCGCCTGCCCGGCCGGCACATCACCGAAGGCGCCGCCCAGCAGCTGACCTCCTGGTTCCGCGCCTACGCCACATCGGTCGGCGACCCGCGCCACGCGGCCATGATCCTGGCGTTGACCGCTGCCGCCGCCGAGAGCCCGCACGACGCCGAAAGCCTGTACCGGCATCACACCCGCGCACAGCACGAGGCCGTCGTGAGCTGCCTGCGCGAGGGAGTGACGAGCGGCGATTTCCGCGCCGACGTCGACGTGGAAGCGGTCGCCGACGCCCTCATCGGCTCCGTCCTCTACCAGCTCCTCACCCACACAACCGACGCCTCACTCCAACGAACCGAACACCTACTCGTCATTCTGCTGGCCGGACTGCGCGCCACTGATCACTGA
- a CDS encoding SDR family oxidoreductase: protein MGMNVVVVIGVGGMGEAIARRQGAGNKVLLADFNEETLASVANLLRGQGHDIVTQSVDVSSRTSVAALADTAAGLGPVVQVVHTAGLSPVQAPAAAVLKVDLLGTALVLEEFGRVVAPGGAGLVISSIAGHMLPVPLSTEQEQALAHTPADDLLDLPFTDPQVVGQGAYGLAKYGNQLRVQAASTTWGARGARINSISPGVIATPMGQQELDGDNGRIMRAMISASGTGRLGTPDDIAEAASFLLGPGATFITGNDLLVDGGVVAAIRGGRLTLGS from the coding sequence GTGGGCATGAACGTGGTCGTCGTCATCGGTGTGGGCGGAATGGGAGAGGCCATCGCCCGGCGCCAGGGCGCGGGCAACAAGGTGCTGCTCGCCGACTTCAACGAGGAGACACTCGCCTCCGTTGCGAATCTGCTGCGCGGGCAGGGGCACGACATCGTCACGCAGTCGGTGGACGTCTCCTCACGTACTTCGGTCGCCGCTCTCGCGGACACCGCGGCTGGGCTCGGCCCCGTCGTCCAGGTCGTGCACACTGCGGGGCTCTCTCCCGTCCAGGCCCCCGCCGCCGCTGTCCTCAAGGTGGACCTGCTCGGCACGGCGTTGGTCCTGGAGGAGTTCGGGCGGGTCGTCGCGCCCGGCGGAGCCGGCCTGGTGATCTCCAGCATCGCCGGACACATGCTGCCCGTCCCCCTGAGTACGGAGCAGGAACAGGCTCTCGCCCACACGCCCGCCGACGATCTGCTGGACTTGCCCTTCACCGATCCGCAGGTCGTGGGACAGGGTGCCTATGGACTGGCCAAGTACGGCAACCAGCTACGGGTCCAGGCCGCCAGCACCACCTGGGGCGCGCGGGGAGCCCGGATCAACTCCATCAGCCCCGGCGTGATCGCGACCCCCATGGGACAGCAGGAGCTCGACGGGGACAACGGCCGGATCATGCGCGCCATGATCTCCGCGTCCGGAACCGGCCGCCTGGGCACTCCCGACGACATCGCCGAGGCTGCCTCCTTCCTGCTCGGCCCCGGCGCCACCTTCATCACCGGCAACGACCTGCTCGTGGACGGCGGTGTCGTCGCGGCCATCCGCGGCGGCCGTCTCACTCTGGGTTCCTGA
- a CDS encoding alpha/beta hydrolase: MSLVPPPFDPELAAVLEVVAETLPSTFTIDMVAAVRQGIAAARPGPEALNQDGFFEVEDRIVPGPEGAPDISLLIGRPAASAGVRPVFYHVHGGGMVLGDNRTGVDMVLGWARELDAVVVSVEYRLAPENPYPAAIEDVYAGLVWTAEHAKEIGGDPERIVIVGASAGGGLTAALALLARDRKGPRPIGQLLMCPMLDDRNDTVSSRQMAGLGVWDRASNEMGWSALLGDRCGGPNVPAYAAPARAEDLSGLPPAFLDIGSAETFRDETVAYASRIWQAGGVAELHVWPGGFHGYDMMAPHAEVSRATQAARLRWLGRLLGE, encoded by the coding sequence ATGAGCCTGGTGCCGCCCCCGTTCGACCCCGAACTCGCCGCCGTTCTGGAGGTTGTCGCCGAGACGCTTCCTTCGACTTTCACGATCGACATGGTGGCCGCGGTACGCCAGGGCATAGCGGCGGCCAGGCCAGGTCCGGAGGCACTGAACCAGGACGGGTTCTTCGAGGTGGAAGACCGGATCGTGCCGGGCCCCGAGGGTGCGCCCGACATCTCGCTGCTGATCGGCCGCCCGGCCGCGTCCGCCGGTGTTCGCCCGGTCTTCTACCACGTCCACGGCGGTGGAATGGTCCTCGGCGACAACCGGACCGGGGTCGACATGGTGCTCGGCTGGGCGCGGGAGCTGGACGCGGTGGTGGTGTCCGTGGAGTACCGCCTGGCGCCCGAGAACCCGTACCCGGCTGCGATCGAGGACGTCTACGCCGGTCTGGTGTGGACGGCGGAGCACGCGAAGGAGATCGGCGGAGACCCAGAGCGGATCGTCATCGTGGGTGCCAGTGCGGGCGGCGGCCTGACCGCGGCGCTGGCCCTGCTGGCCCGGGACCGCAAGGGTCCGCGGCCGATCGGCCAGCTGTTGATGTGCCCGATGCTGGACGACCGCAATGACACGGTGTCCAGCCGCCAGATGGCGGGCCTGGGTGTATGGGATCGCGCCTCCAACGAGATGGGCTGGTCCGCGCTGCTCGGCGACCGGTGCGGCGGCCCGAACGTGCCCGCTTACGCCGCCCCGGCCCGGGCCGAAGACCTGTCCGGGCTGCCTCCGGCCTTCCTGGACATCGGCTCCGCGGAGACCTTCCGGGATGAGACCGTTGCGTACGCCTCGCGGATCTGGCAGGCGGGTGGGGTCGCCGAACTCCACGTGTGGCCCGGCGGTTTCCACGGCTACGACATGATGGCACCGCACGCCGAGGTGTCCCGGGCGACCCAGGCGGCACGACTGCGATGGCTGGGCCGACTACTCGGGGAATGA
- a CDS encoding PaaI family thioesterase: MRHLGAVITEIAPGRVRIVLPSRPEVTQQHGYIHAGATSAIADSAGGYAALTLFPENSEGLTVEYKLNLLSPALGDQIEAVGTVLKSGRTLTVCRLEVFGIRDGQAKLVATGQQTMIRVDTPAL, from the coding sequence ATGCGCCACCTCGGTGCTGTGATCACCGAAATTGCCCCGGGCCGTGTCCGTATCGTCTTGCCGAGCCGACCCGAAGTGACCCAGCAGCATGGCTATATCCACGCCGGCGCCACCAGCGCCATTGCGGACAGTGCCGGCGGCTATGCCGCACTCACCCTGTTCCCCGAGAACAGCGAAGGCCTCACGGTCGAGTACAAGCTCAACCTCCTATCGCCCGCCCTTGGCGATCAGATCGAAGCAGTGGGCACGGTCTTGAAGTCAGGACGCACGCTCACCGTGTGCCGACTGGAAGTGTTCGGAATACGCGACGGGCAGGCCAAGCTCGTCGCGACCGGTCAACAGACCATGATCCGCGTGGACACCCCCGCACTGTAG
- a CDS encoding DUF2398 family protein produces the protein MLADRAVVHVCDLDEAERQWFSTRLAREGAHVAETLGLHLEHQLKDASLVVPEGISDARVLGSFHFPHREQSGSGTVRHAVLLLIDYLSGEGERGRPTAPGEGWCGAAASARECWQRLERLAGQIRTLLERADLLRVATGYEDLWWLSLSIAQEQRCDEPVEHPCPVGRPVVSGRCGGGERREPRRQKEAQ, from the coding sequence ATGCTCGCCGACCGGGCTGTGGTCCACGTCTGCGACCTGGACGAGGCGGAGCGGCAGTGGTTCAGCACCCGTCTCGCCCGCGAAGGGGCCCACGTGGCCGAGACGTTGGGGCTGCACCTGGAGCACCAGCTGAAAGACGCCAGCCTGGTGGTGCCCGAAGGCATCAGCGACGCCCGGGTGCTGGGCTCATTCCACTTTCCCCACCGGGAGCAAAGCGGTTCGGGCACCGTCCGGCACGCTGTCTTACTTCTCATCGACTACCTGAGCGGCGAAGGCGAGCGGGGCAGACCGACGGCTCCCGGCGAGGGCTGGTGCGGCGCCGCCGCGTCCGCAAGAGAGTGCTGGCAGCGGCTTGAGCGACTGGCCGGTCAGATCCGGACGCTGCTCGAACGGGCCGATCTGCTGCGCGTGGCCACGGGTTATGAGGACTTGTGGTGGCTGTCCCTCTCGATAGCGCAGGAACAGAGGTGCGATGAACCGGTTGAGCATCCCTGCCCGGTGGGCCGGCCGGTGGTGTCTGGCCGGTGCGGGGGTGGAGAACGTCGCGAGCCTCGCAGGCAAAAGGAGGCGCAGTGA
- a CDS encoding alpha/beta hydrolase fold domain-containing protein produces MPLLARPAVAAFVAKAMQRVAVLANSRASGRGSQASWFARLPEYTCTKRELTIPTEVGPARAVLYLPAGAEGAPSPPVHVNFHGGGYVLPQIELDDALCRCIVVEAGVAVLNVDYVVAPQHPFPAPPRQAFEVVRWVAGHGGEHGWDSGRLSVGGQSAGGALAAAVARQALEEGGPSIALQVLHYPPLDLATAGRDKRAVIAKPALRPWMADVFDSAYVPDPKQRSDRLISPAHPSDTADLKGIAPAFVITAEHDLLRAEGVAYADRLRTAGSLIGHHDVAGADHGYDTQDEARAREVYPLIAEQVRRAFGEETS; encoded by the coding sequence GTGCCCCTTCTCGCCCGTCCGGCGGTAGCCGCCTTTGTGGCCAAGGCCATGCAACGTGTCGCAGTGTTGGCGAACAGCCGTGCAAGCGGGCGGGGTTCACAGGCCTCGTGGTTCGCCCGTCTGCCCGAGTACACGTGCACCAAGCGTGAGCTGACCATCCCGACCGAGGTCGGGCCCGCTCGCGCCGTGCTGTACCTGCCCGCTGGGGCCGAGGGCGCCCCTTCCCCGCCGGTCCACGTCAACTTCCACGGCGGCGGGTACGTCCTGCCGCAGATCGAGCTGGACGACGCGCTGTGCCGGTGCATAGTCGTCGAGGCGGGTGTGGCCGTGCTCAACGTGGACTATGTGGTCGCTCCGCAGCACCCGTTCCCGGCGCCGCCCCGGCAGGCGTTCGAGGTCGTCCGGTGGGTCGCAGGGCACGGGGGCGAGCACGGCTGGGACAGCGGGCGGCTCTCCGTGGGCGGCCAGAGCGCGGGCGGCGCTCTCGCGGCGGCGGTGGCCCGCCAGGCGCTGGAGGAGGGCGGTCCGTCAATCGCCCTCCAGGTCCTGCACTATCCGCCGCTCGACCTCGCCACCGCCGGCCGCGACAAGCGGGCCGTGATCGCCAAGCCGGCACTGCGCCCGTGGATGGCGGACGTCTTCGACAGCGCGTACGTCCCGGACCCGAAGCAGCGGAGCGACCGTCTTATCTCGCCCGCGCATCCCTCGGACACCGCCGACTTGAAGGGCATCGCGCCGGCCTTCGTCATCACCGCCGAGCACGACCTCCTCAGGGCCGAGGGCGTGGCCTACGCCGACCGCCTCCGCACGGCCGGATCTCTGATCGGCCATCACGACGTAGCGGGCGCCGACCACGGTTACGACACCCAGGACGAGGCCAGGGCCCGCGAGGTGTACCCGCTGATCGCGGAGCAGGTGCGGCGGGCGTTCGGGGAGGAGACCTCGTAG
- a CDS encoding MFS transporter translates to MPHQPLIPATPARADRSPGPYKIAVLGGLASYLDAATIVSTAVSLVLFQFAFGLTPLTIGILSGLLTVTIAIGAAIGGRLGDLVGRKRVYTLDLLVFTAGVAVLFSAVNTPMLYVGVIVAGLAMGADLPTSLALIAENSPDGLKGRMVSVTSLLWLGGVVVVSLLAGVVAPYGVTGARILYAHVLVVAIVTWFLRRSLHESTEWQAARTPGKAGALGDERSMRALLHPRLLVPLLVTALYCAFWSFTANTVGAFLGFLYVNVAHVSLSQASLLGLVSVPFTLVSAFVFLKVADSRARRALFVFGSVVQIVACAAPLVMGFTSVSLFLLGTGFGIGGAFAGEGIYRVWSQEFFPTLLRGTAQGITSGISRGLCAGFAVITPTIAVSNPRLLIGLLVVFLVVSGLIGALAVPALERSRRTAPWDREPAGNDTIVADPVGVPGTA, encoded by the coding sequence ATGCCGCACCAGCCGCTGATTCCAGCCACACCCGCCAGAGCGGACCGCTCCCCAGGCCCGTACAAGATCGCCGTACTCGGCGGTCTCGCTTCCTATCTGGACGCTGCCACGATCGTCTCGACGGCGGTTTCCCTCGTCCTGTTCCAGTTCGCGTTCGGGCTCACTCCGCTGACGATCGGCATCCTCTCCGGACTGCTGACCGTGACCATCGCGATCGGTGCCGCGATCGGCGGCCGGCTCGGCGACCTCGTCGGTCGCAAGCGGGTCTACACGCTCGATCTGCTGGTGTTCACCGCCGGCGTCGCGGTGCTTTTCAGCGCGGTCAACACGCCCATGCTGTACGTCGGAGTCATCGTCGCAGGCCTCGCCATGGGCGCCGACCTGCCGACATCACTCGCGCTGATCGCCGAGAACTCGCCCGACGGACTCAAGGGCCGCATGGTGAGTGTCACCTCGCTGCTGTGGCTGGGCGGCGTCGTGGTGGTCTCCCTGCTGGCCGGAGTCGTGGCGCCGTACGGAGTGACCGGCGCCCGGATCCTCTACGCACACGTCCTCGTGGTGGCGATCGTCACCTGGTTCCTGCGCCGTTCGCTGCACGAGTCCACCGAGTGGCAGGCGGCACGCACCCCCGGAAAGGCGGGGGCGCTCGGTGACGAGCGTTCGATGCGTGCCCTGCTGCACCCGAGGCTGCTGGTGCCGCTGCTGGTCACCGCCCTGTACTGCGCCTTCTGGAGCTTCACTGCGAACACCGTCGGTGCCTTTCTGGGCTTCCTCTACGTCAACGTCGCGCATGTCTCCCTCAGCCAGGCGTCGCTGCTGGGGCTGGTGTCCGTGCCCTTCACCCTCGTGAGCGCGTTCGTCTTCCTCAAGGTCGCGGACTCCCGGGCCCGCCGGGCGCTCTTCGTCTTCGGCTCGGTGGTCCAGATCGTCGCCTGTGCGGCACCACTGGTCATGGGGTTCACCTCGGTGTCGTTGTTCCTGCTGGGCACCGGCTTCGGCATCGGCGGCGCGTTCGCCGGCGAGGGGATCTACCGGGTGTGGTCGCAGGAGTTCTTTCCGACCCTGTTGCGCGGGACGGCCCAGGGAATCACCTCCGGCATCAGCCGGGGCCTGTGCGCCGGCTTCGCCGTCATCACCCCGACGATCGCCGTCAGCAACCCACGACTCCTCATCGGTCTGCTCGTCGTCTTCCTCGTGGTCAGCGGCCTGATCGGCGCTCTCGCCGTCCCCGCTCTCGAACGTTCCCGGCGCACCGCGCCGTGGGACCGGGAACCCGCCGGGAACGACACGATCGTCGCCGACCCGGTCGGTGTGCCCGGCACCGCCTGA